Part of the Alphaproteobacteria bacterium genome, GAGCGGAACAATGAAATTCCTGGCCTTCAACCTGCTCGCCGCCGTGGCTTTGGTCTACCTCTTCAGCGGGGCCGATGGACCGAGCGTCGAGGGCGCCTTCGAGCGGGCCTCGGAGACGGCGCAAACCCTGGTCGACAAGGGCCGCCAGGCGGTTTCCCAAGAGGCCGAGGCGCCTGAGCCAAAGCCCGAGCCGGTGGTCCCGGTTGCCGTAGACCCTGTAGTCCCTGTTGCCGAGCCGAAGCCCGAACCGGTGGCCGAGTCCAAAGTTGCCGCCGCTCCCGTGCCCACGGTGGCGGAGTTGGCCAAGCTGCTGCCGGTCGACCAGGCCGTGGCCCAGCGCCGGGCCGAGGTCATGGCGGCGGCCGCGCCGGCTGCCCAAGCCTCCGAAATTCCCAAAAAACCAGCCTTCATGTCGCGGGGCGAGCGTCAGCGGGAATTGCACCGCTTGGCCCAGGAAATGGAACTGATGTTCGTCGACAAGGTGGTCAGGTAGGAGGCGAAAGTGTTTACCCCGGCCCGCCTTTCGCTTGCCGTATCGCTGCTTTTGGCCCTGGCGCTGACGTTCAAGCTGTGGCCCAGCGAGATGCCCGAGAGGCAGGTCGCAATACCGGCTCTCCCCGAGGTGCCGGCGGCGGTGGCACCCCCCGAGGCCAGCAGTTCGCTGCGCCTGCCACCGCCGCCGGTCGCCCTGACACCGGCCGTGCTGACGGCCTTGGCTGCCCGCGAAGCAGAACCGGAGCCTCAGATCGAAGCGCTCAAGCCCAGCCAAGCAGAACCGGTCCCGGCCCCCAACGTCCGGCGCTTGCAACCCAAGGCATCGGCCCGGCGGCCGGCCTCCGAGGTTTCCCAAATGACCGCGGCGGTTGATGCCCCCGTTAACGCCCCTGTTACCGCCGCCGCCGATCCCCACACCGTGCGCGAAGGGCGCACGCTGCTGAGACTTTTGGAACATGGCCGGGGTCCGGGCATCGAGATCGCCTGGCCCGCCGGACGGGCAGGCCGGCAACAACTTTTCCACCGCTTTGCCGCCTGTTTCGGCATGCGCCTGGCGCTGGTCGACGCCGACGGCAAGCTGTTCGCCGAGGGTGGGGTGCGGGGTCAGTCCTGGGCTCCCAACCTCGACCGCTATTCGGGCTTCGTGCGCCGGCCGGCCGGGCGCCTGACGGCCAGCGAGCGCCGCCGGGCCGGAGCCATCGCCGTTCACCACGGCCGCCGGGGCGCCCTGGTGCGGGTCTTTCCCCGCCGTGTCGATGCGCTGCTGCTGGCTGGCTTGAGCCAACTGGTGGGTCCCGGCTACCGTGCTGCCCGGACCATCCGGGCGCGTTATCGTCAGGTGGCCGGCAGACTCAGCGTCGAAGACGTCAGCATCGACGGCCGTGCCGTGGCCGGCCGCATCGAGCTCTCGCGAGCCATGAAGGCGAGCTGCCGCCGTGGCGGTGCGGTATGAACGGCACCGTTTCCACGCCGGTTCTGGTCGCCATTTTGGCCCTGCTGGCGGGCTGCGTCAGCACCAGCTACCGCGCTTCCAGCGCCGCTGCCGGCGCTGCGGCGGGCCAGGAAACGTCGCTCCAGCGCCAAGTCGACTACCACCTCGACCGTGGGCTCTACCGCGATCCCCCGGGCTGCGTCTTCCTGGCGCCGCCGCCGGCCAAGACGGCGGCCGGCTTTGCTGACCTGGTCGAGCGCGCCGTCGCCCGCCAGCTCGGCGAGCGCTTTCGCCGCACCATCAGCCCCCAGGAACGCCGCCGCCGCGAACGCCGCGACGCCTTGGACCTGAACCATGCCGGCGATCGCGCTGCCTTTGCCCGCCGCACCCGCTGCCCGGCCTACGTGCGCTGGCGCACTGTCGCGGCGTCGTCCGACTTCGCCCTGGTGTTGGCCCAGCGCCGCGTCGGCTTCGAGGTCGAACTGAGGCAGAGCCGCGACGACAAGCTGTTGTGGCAGGCCGCCCACGTGGCCAGTCGCTGGGACGGCGGCCTGCCCATGTCGCCTTTGTCGCTGCCCTTCGCGGCCTTCCGCGCCGCTACGCTCAGCCAGGATCCCGATGTGCTGCATTCCATGGTCGATGACGCGCTGAGGCGGCTCTTCGCCACCCTGCCGAGTTTTATTTGACCTTGCACCGCTCACGCCGCCTCGGCGATGGCGACCAAGGTGTTGCAGAACTGAGCCGGCCAAAGCCGGTTGCAAAGCGCCTGCAGGGCGCGGCCCGAGCCCGACAGGCGATAGCCTTCGGCCCGCGCCAGGCCCTCGTCGAAGCGCTTGTGGCCGGCGGCGCGAAAGGCGCGGAACTTGTAAAGCAGGGGATAGTTTTCGACGAAGTGGAGCGCCCGCGGGCGAAAGCCGGCAGCTTCCAGCAGGGCGGTGTATTCGGCGGCCGTGAAGTTGGCTTTGTGGAAGACTTTTGTCTGCCCAGGGGCCGTCCCGGCCCGGCGTGCCGCCAGCCAATCGATACCGCGGTTGTGCAGGTTGTCGGCGCGTACGCTGGCGCACAGCACGCCGCCCGGGGTCAACACGCGGCGGCACTCGGCCAGGGCCTCGGCGACGCCGGCGGGCAGGTTGTGGTAGACGCCGAAGGCCAGTACGGCGGCGAAGCTGGCGTCGGCAAAGGGCAGGCCGGTGACATCGCCGGCCAGCAACGGCAGCCCAGGGTCCTGGGTGCGGATCTTGGCCAGCGCGCTGGCGATGAAGTCGAGGCCGACGATCTCGCGGCCCTGGCTGTGGTAGTGGCGCAGCACCCGGCCCAGGCCGCAGCCCGCTTCCAGCACCGGTCCCCGGGTGCCGGCCAGCGCTTCCTCGGCGAAGCGGCCGGGGTAGGCGGTCAGATTGAGGCCGCCGCTGTCGGCCGGTGCCTGCTCCCAGCGTTCCCGCCAATAGGCCTGGTTGCCGCCGTGGTGGCGGTATGTGATGCGCATATGTTGACTTCCCGGCGCTTTATGACGCGTTGAAAACATGTGCTAATCTGCGGGCAGGGAGGTTGTCGAGGGAAAAGCTTGAATGGAGGCGTCGCGATCCCGGGATTCGAGGTTGCCGATGGGTGATCCTTCACGCATGAAGAAGGCCGAATTGGTGGCCGAGGTGAGGGCTCTGCGCCGGCGCCTGGCGGCGCTGGAGGCCGAGCCCGAAGGCGAGGGGGAAGCCGCCCAGGACGCCGCACTGCAAGTATCGGAAGGCCGTTTCCAGGACATCGCCGCAGCCATGCAGGTGGGTGTCGGCGTCATCGCCACGAACGACACGGTGCTCTATGCGAACCCGGCGATGGAGAACTTGTTCGTCTTCGCGCCGGGTGAAATGGTGGGCAGCACGGTGGCTGATCGCTTTGTCGATCTCGGGGTGCGCCAAAAAGCCTTGGACGAGCTCGAGCGTCAGGGCCAAACCGGCCACCACGAGGTTCACCTGCGCCGGGCCGACGGCAGTGAGTTCTGGGGCATCTTGACGGCCAGCCGCTTCAGCTATGGCGGCCAGCAGGCGTTGCTCTCGACTTGCTACGACATCAGCCGGCAGAAGCTGATCCAAGATGCCCTGCAGACCGTCGGCGCCGGCCTCTCGGTGTCGACCCGGACGACCTTTTTCGGTTTTCTCGCGCTCTCCATAACCGAGGCGCTGGAGGTGCCGATCGCCCTCGTCGGGGCGCTCCAGGAAGACGGCGAAACCATAACCACCCTGGCCGTCGCGGCCGACGGTGAATTTACCGAGAACTTCAGCTATGGCCTCAGCGGCACGCCCTGCGAGAATGTCGTTGACCGGAATTTTTGCAGCTATGAAAGCGGCGTGCAGGGGCTCTTTCCCGAGGACGAGCTGCTGGTCGAGATGGGCGCCGAGAGCTACGTCGGGATACCGCTCTTTAGCTTCGAGGGCGAGGCCCTGGGCTTGCTGGCGGTACTCGACCGCCAGCCTTTGCGCCAGCCGGAACTCATCGAAACAGTGCTGCGGCTGTTTGCTGGCCGCGCCGCCGCCGAGATGGAACGCTCCCGTGCCGAAGACGCCCTGGCGACCACCGAAGCGCGGCTCAGCGATGCCATCGAAAGTATCCCCGACGGTTTCGTGCTCTACGACGCCGAGGACCGTTTGATCACCTGCAACCAAGCCTATCGCGACCTCTACAAGGGCGTCGCCGAGTTGATCCGGCCCGGCGTCTCGTTCGAGGAACTGGTCCGTGCCATGGTCGAACGCGGGACCGTCGACATTCCGCCGGATCGGCGCGAGGCCTGGATCGACAATCGCATCGTCCGTCACCAGGCGCCCACCGACAGTTTCGAAAACAAACTTTCCAACGACCGCTGGGTGCTGGTCATCGAACGCCGGACCCGCGAGGGCGGCACCGTCGGCATTCGTACCGACATCACCGACATTAAGAACGCTGAAATAGCCCTGCGCGAGAGCGAACGCAAGTACCGCGGCATCTTCGACGGCGCCCAGGTCGGCCTCGCCCGCTTCAACCTCATTAACGGTCGGACACTCGAGGCCAACGATCATTTCGTGCGCATGATGCGTTACGATTCGCGTGATGATTTCTGTCAGCACTTCGGTGGGCCCGGCATCTACGTCGATCCCGAACGCTGGGGCGATCTCCTGCGGCTGGGCCGCGAAACCCCTGTGGTGGAGGACTTTACTACCGCCTTCTACCGCAAGGACGGCACCGTCGCCTGGCTGAACCTCAATCTCAGCTTTGACTGGGACGAAAACAGGGCCGAGGTGGTGGCAGCCGACGTCACCGAGCGGCGCGAGGCGCTGGAGGCGCTGCGCCTCGCCAAGGAAGAGGCCGAGCTTGCCAACCGGGCAAAATCCGACTTTCTCGCTAATATGAGCCATGAGCTGCGCACGCCCTTGAACGCCGTCATCGGCTTTGCCGACATGCTGCGCCAGTGCCTGCATGGGCCCTTGAACGATAGGCAGGCGGAACAGGTCGACGCCATCATCCATTCCGGACGACACCTGCTGAAGATCATCAACGATATCCTCGATCTCTCGAAAGTCGAGGCGGGCCGGGCCGACCTCAACGAAGAAAGCGTAGACTTGGCCCAGACCGCCGAGGCCGCGATGCGCCTGATCAACGACCGCGCCGTTGCCGCCGGCCTCGGTGTGGTCAACGAAGTGGTGCCACCGCTGCCGCGCCTCCATGCCGATCTCCGCATGGTCAGGCAAATCCTCATCAACCTGCTCGACAATGCCATCAAGTTCAATTCCGCCGACGGCCTGGTGCGGCTGACGGCGGAACGGCAGGGCGACGGTGGCCTGGCGCTGGCGGTCAGCGACAACGGCATCGGCATGGCAGCCGAGGACATTCCCCGCGCCCTCGCCGCTTTCGGCCAAGTCGACGATCCGGCAACGCGGCGCTACCCCGGCACCGGACTGGGGCTGCCCATCGTCAAGTCGCTGATGGCTTTGCACGACGGCAGCATGGAAGTCGATAGTACCGTCGACGTCGGCACCACGGTAACGGTGCATTTCCCTGTCGCCCGGGTGCTCGAGTAGAAATGGACGTTCTCGAAGCGGCGGAGTGGGATTTTCTCATGTGCCTGGCGCGCCGCATCGTGCCCGAGACGGCGGCGCTCGATGCTGCCGGCGAGGCCGAATTCCGGGCCGTCATCGCGAACGCCCTGGCGGCCCGTCCGGCCGCTGTGCGGCGCCAGATCGGTATCTTGCTCAAGATCCTGCGCTGGGCACCCGCGCTGCGCTATGGCCGTCCCCTCGACCGTCTCGGGCCGGCCGCCCAGGATGCCGCCCTGGGCTGGTTCCAGGACGGCCCGGTGGGGCTTTTACGCAAGGGCTTCTGGGGCCTCAAGACCATGGTTTTCATGGGCTACTACGGCCGCGCCGCCGGGGCCGAGGCCGTGGGCTGGAAACCGAGCCTCGACGGCAACGCCGAACTGGCGCGCAGGCTCAGCCGATGATCGGGAAATCCACAGAGAAATCATACGACATCGTGGTTATCGGCTCGGGCGCCGGCGGCGGCACCGTAGCCAAGGAACTGGCGCCCTTGTGCCGGGACGGCCGGCGCATCGCCGTCCTTGAATGGGGCCCCAAGCTCAAGGAGGAGGAATACACCGGCCGCGAGGTCGAGATGGCGGGCCGGATATTCGTCGAATCGAGCGGCATGCTGACCGCCGACGGCGCTATGACGCTGGCCATGGGCCGGGCCTACGGCGGCTCGACGGTGATGTACACCGGCACCTCGATCACCATTCCCGAGGCCACTCTGGAGCGCTGGGAGGTGCCCGGCCTCGACTGGGCCGATCTGGTCGGGCGCTCACGCAAATACATGACCGAGAACAACGTCCACCTGCTACCGCCCGAGGCCATCAACGACAACAACCGACTGTTTCAGGAGGGCTGCCAAAAACTCGGCTACTCGGTCGAACAGTTCCCCATCA contains:
- a CDS encoding class I SAM-dependent methyltransferase, whose product is MRITYRHHGGNQAYWRERWEQAPADSGGLNLTAYPGRFAEEALAGTRGPVLEAGCGLGRVLRHYHSQGREIVGLDFIASALAKIRTQDPGLPLLAGDVTGLPFADASFAAVLAFGVYHNLPAGVAEALAECRRVLTPGGVLCASVRADNLHNRGIDWLAARRAGTAPGQTKVFHKANFTAAEYTALLEAAGFRPRALHFVENYPLLYKFRAFRAAGHKRFDEGLARAEGYRLSGSGRALQALCNRLWPAQFCNTLVAIAEAA
- a CDS encoding PAS domain S-box protein, encoding MGDPSRMKKAELVAEVRALRRRLAALEAEPEGEGEAAQDAALQVSEGRFQDIAAAMQVGVGVIATNDTVLYANPAMENLFVFAPGEMVGSTVADRFVDLGVRQKALDELERQGQTGHHEVHLRRADGSEFWGILTASRFSYGGQQALLSTCYDISRQKLIQDALQTVGAGLSVSTRTTFFGFLALSITEALEVPIALVGALQEDGETITTLAVAADGEFTENFSYGLSGTPCENVVDRNFCSYESGVQGLFPEDELLVEMGAESYVGIPLFSFEGEALGLLAVLDRQPLRQPELIETVLRLFAGRAAAEMERSRAEDALATTEARLSDAIESIPDGFVLYDAEDRLITCNQAYRDLYKGVAELIRPGVSFEELVRAMVERGTVDIPPDRREAWIDNRIVRHQAPTDSFENKLSNDRWVLVIERRTREGGTVGIRTDITDIKNAEIALRESERKYRGIFDGAQVGLARFNLINGRTLEANDHFVRMMRYDSRDDFCQHFGGPGIYVDPERWGDLLRLGRETPVVEDFTTAFYRKDGTVAWLNLNLSFDWDENRAEVVAADVTERREALEALRLAKEEAELANRAKSDFLANMSHELRTPLNAVIGFADMLRQCLHGPLNDRQAEQVDAIIHSGRHLLKIINDILDLSKVEAGRADLNEESVDLAQTAEAAMRLINDRAVAAGLGVVNEVVPPLPRLHADLRMVRQILINLLDNAIKFNSADGLVRLTAERQGDGGLALAVSDNGIGMAAEDIPRALAAFGQVDDPATRRYPGTGLGLPIVKSLMALHDGSMEVDSTVDVGTTVTVHFPVARVLE
- a CDS encoding gluconate 2-dehydrogenase subunit 3 family protein encodes the protein MDVLEAAEWDFLMCLARRIVPETAALDAAGEAEFRAVIANALAARPAAVRRQIGILLKILRWAPALRYGRPLDRLGPAAQDAALGWFQDGPVGLLRKGFWGLKTMVFMGYYGRAAGAEAVGWKPSLDGNAELARRLSR